A region of Hippoglossus stenolepis isolate QCI-W04-F060 chromosome 7, HSTE1.2, whole genome shotgun sequence DNA encodes the following proteins:
- the mtus1a gene encoding microtubule-associated tumor suppressor 1 homolog A isoform X1 produces the protein MSNKTFTMSTDQVKSTVPVPHRGMQLGLSPKSHYSNSSMSPSPDSESSISNMSDREAGSSPDINMLECCLSEGSFVDNLDNNTLQQDVFCDVSTNLNQTFIATPVNDSMNFWNKNSNGMSSQETELEYHTLSMNTEDDINTEMTSPDSAARESHLSSCEISRRGSTENDWHSLSSCEMVMRRNSFGLEDQSLLIVSSLDGSSISPADGHAAFPTESNLLSTTLPDVCEKSTEMVMGENAGHPCLGVTFTQADNWELPAEENDIATCNALVALPSEDEGCLFMTFVCEPSSADSGKEVHFSSVEADLLAHFPGASTPEQGNTFVSTLSALQENYKDIKMSTPVQNIEDKTPRLPSFSESPCTENAISPGLQPVKQPTVSVTQKQRLVAGLSPSSSKVNKLVIKKFPKSDFGFVKFKVVTRAVHQMVVPGPASQHKPSQVNVTNKRTESHTAATVRISPAKIRNSTAVISTTTKTVSDTQKRVNTGAASLGVKTIQSCGHNAVDGQDKSRASPLDHRTAANKHASVIQSSNGSSETEQATSCQGADTSAKHTGNQTFCFSSLEKSPDQSGKTDPKPAPKKGMSNKIQVRSGSALGQGKPLFQKTRPRCSSEGSSSATRPPKEKRTILRVSTSFTIPKADKHLGQTNPGNLTCSSQKKRDVQAEATKRTAESATRSLKKISLVAESSTSTSAGVSGDESKGRFQLRPSPRQTRAAPPAICPRAVTLSTRQRQATLTPQSRQTGIAGNQRGDPSLGTTSAPSVKSKLNGSQPPQTPTRLFHMGPPTTPASRLPRKTPEPSRSFTEANNHGDLGEGAGSTKVPGGAAYKQTPFKSVVLKARLFSTPGKNTGLTLTTACKPAASTSKAASNYTVSPLKRTASARLVRLPSGGAVDKSKPKATSRQQHPQQKPSQPSRSHGPPDVVPPSVAKGERKDQSTQQLRGHLAASNCRFEALTIVLQQTLTERDEATKQCRELSQELVNLRGDLVCSIHSSECLEREKEALRLSLDDAVQKLQEQHQRDAAELEQKLQAFYQAEWDKVHITYQEEADKCKTLMQQQMGELKANHEAMKLEVQSSHAEQLQCVKQQYEISLEEHRNVHIQELQSLDKSLKDAESSLSRQIQELTMEKNGLIEKLTAEEKKRRALAERSLKDSHTLYLEQELESLKVVLDIKNKQLHQQEKKLMEIDKLMEKNVKLDENLKKVQQENEDFRARMERHAALSRQLSTEQTMLQETLQKESKVNKRLSMENEELMWKLHNGDLSSPRKVSPTSTSPSPSFSLQSPRSSAFFSSPPVSPR, from the exons ATGTCTAATAAGACATTCACCATGTCCACTGACCAAGTCAAGAGCACAGTTCCTGTGCCACACAGAGGCATGCAGCTAGGCCTGTCCCCTAAGAGTCATTACAGTAACTCATCCATGTCCCCGTCACCTGACTCCGAAAGTAGTATTTCCAACATGAGTGACAGAGAAGCCGGCAGCTCCCCTGACATCAACATGCTAGAGTGCTGCCTGAGTGAAGGATCCTTTGTGGATAACCTCGACAACAACACATTACAACAGGATGTGTTCTGTGATGTAAGCACAAACCTGAATCAAACGTTTATTGCCACACCTGTTAATGACAGCATGAATTTCTGGAATAAAAACTCCAATGGGATGAGCAGCCAAGAGACGGAGTTGGAGTACCACACTTTAAGTATGAACACAGAAGATGACATTAACACTGAAATGACGTCTCCAGACTCTGCTGCGAGGGAAAGCCACCTGAGTTCATGTGAGATCTCCCGTAGAGGCTCCACTGAGAATGATTGGCACTCTCTGAGTTCTTGCGAAATGGTGATGAGGAGAAACAGTTTTGGTCTGGAAGACCAATCACTCCTAATAGTCTCATCCCTGGATGGGTCATCAATCTCTCCAGCTGATGGCCATGCAGCATTTCCCACTGAATCTAACCTACTGTCAACCACTCTGCCAGACGTTTGTGAAAAATCTACAGAAATGGTCATGGGGGAAAACGCTGGCCATCCGTGTCTTGGCGTGACTTTCACTCAGGCGGACAACTGGGAGCTACCCGCTGAGGAAAATGATATAGCAACATGCAACGCTCTTGTAGCTCTACCAAGTGAGGATGAAGGATGTCTTTTCATGACCTTTGTCTGTGAACCATCCTCTGCAGATAGTGGAAAAGAGGTTCATTTTAGTAGTGTTGAAGCAGATCTGTTGGCCCATTTCCCTGGAGCAAGTACACCAGAACAAGGGAATACCTTTGTGTCCACTCTGTCAGCTTTGCAAGAAAATTACAAGGATATTAAAATGTCTACTCCAGTACAAAACATCGAGGACAAGACACCCAGGCTCCCCTCTTTTTCAGAGTCTCCCTGCACTGAAAATGCAATCAGTCCAGGACTCCAGCCTGTGAAACAGCCGACAGTCTCTGTGACTCAGAAACAACGATTGGTTGCAGGACTGTCGCCTTCATCCAGCAAAGTCAATAAACTGGTAATTAAGAAGTTTCCAAAGTCAGATTTTGGTTTCGTGAAATTTAAAGTTGTGACAAGAGCTGTACATCAGATGGTAGTGCCAGGACCTGCTTCACAACATAAACCATCACAGGTCAATGTGACCAATAAACGGACTGAATCACATACAGCAGCAACTGTCCGGATTAGTCCTGCCAAGATAAGGAACAGCACTGCAGTCATCTCCACCACCACTAAAACAGTTAGTGATACTCAGAAACGAGTAAATACAGGAGCTGCCAGCTTGGGTGTGAAAACGATACAGTCATGTGGACATAATGCTGTAGATGGCCAGGACAAGAGTAGAGCGTCCCCACTGGACCACCGCACAGCTGCCAACAAACATGCGTCAGTAATCCAAAGCAGTAATGGCAGCTCTGAAACAGAACAGGCAACATCATGCCAAGGAGCAGATACCTCAGCAAAGCATACTGGCAACCAGACCTTCTGCTTCTCATCCTTAGAAAAATCCCCTGATCAAAGTGGCAAAACTGATCCCAAACCAGCTCCAAAAAAGGGTATGTCAAACAAAATCCAGGTCAGGTCGGGCTCAGCTTTAGGTCAGGGCAAGCCTCTTTTCCAAAAGACACGGCCTCGCTGCTCATCGGAGGGTTCATCGTCAGCTACTCGGCCGcccaaagagaagagaacaaTTTTAAGGGTTTCTACCAGCTTTACCATTCCTAAAGCTGATAAGCACCTGGGCCAGACCAATCCAGGGAACCTGACCTGCTCCTCCCAGAAAAAACGGGACGTACAAGCTGAGGCCACGAAGAGAACTGCTGAAAGCGCCACTAGATCGCTTAAGAAGATCAGCCTGGTG GCTGAGTCCAGTACATCAACATCAGCTGGAGTCTCAGGGGATGAGAGCAAGGGCAGATTTCAATTGCGACCATCTCCTAGACAAACAAGAGCAGCACCACCAGCCATCTGTCCCAGAGCAGTCACTCTGTCAACCAGGCAGAGGCAGGCAACCCTGACACCCCAGTCCAGGCAGACGGGCATTGCAG GTAATCAGAGAGGAGACCCATCCCTTGGAACTACCTCAGCACCAAGTGTTAAGTCCAAGCTAAATGGATCCCAACCTCCTCAGACTCCCACTCGTCTCTTTCATATGGGCCCTCCGACTACTCCTGCTTCTAGACTACCACGCAAGACACCAGAGCCATCCAGGAGCTTCACTGAGGCCAATAACCATGGTGATCTGGGCGAAGGTGCTGGCAGCACAAAAG ttcctggaggagctgcatATAAACAAACCCCATTCAAATCTGTTGTGCTGAAAGCAAGACTCTTCTCAACACCTGGAAAAAACACTGGACTAA CTTTGACCACAGCATGCAAACCTGCTGCTTCCACCAGCAAAGCAGCTTCAAACTACACAGTCAGTCCTCTGAAAAGGACGGCTTCTGCAAGACTTGTTCGTCTACCTTCAGGTGGAGCTG TGGACAAGAGCAAACCCAAGGCCACCTCTCGCCAGCAACACCCTCAGCAAAAGCCATCCCAACCGAGCCGGAGTCATGGGCCTCCGGATGTGGTGCCACCGAGTGTTGCCAAAGGTGAACGAAAAGACCAGAGCACCCAGCAGCTCAGAGGACATCTCGCCGCCAGTAACTGCAGATTTGAGGCACTCACCATCGTCCTACAGCAAACTTTGACTGAG cGTGATGAAGCCACTAAGCAGTGCAGGGAGCTGTCGCAGGAGCTGGTCAACCTTCGAGGAGATCTAG tttgctCCATCCATTCCTCTGAGTGtttggagagggagaaggaggcgCTGCGTCTTTCTTTGGATGATGCTGTGCAGAAACTGCAGGAGCAGCACCAGAGAGATGCGGctgagctggagcagaagcTTCAGGCCTTCTACCAGGCTGAGTGGGACAAGGTCCACATCACCTACCAGGAGGAGGCTGACAAGTGCAAGACTCTCATGCAACAGCAG atgGGAGAGCTTAAGGCCAATCATGAAGCCATGAAGTTGGAAGTACAGAGCAGCCACGCAgaacagctgcagtgtgttaAACAGCAGTATGAAATATCACTGGAAG AACACAGGAACGTTCACATTCAGGAGCTGCAGTCTTTGGACAAATCTTTGAAAGATGCAGAATCTTCTCTGTCT AGACAGATTCAAGAGCTGACCATGGAGAAAAATGGCCTAATAGAGAAGCtaacagcagaggagaagaagaggagggcgCTAGCTGAAAGGAGTCTG AAGGACTCCCACACCCTGTAtctggagcaggagctggagagccTCAAAGTGGTGCTGgatatcaaaaacaaacagctccaccagcaagagaagaagctgatggaAATTGACAAACTG atGGAGAAAAATGTGAAGTTGGATGAGAACCTGAAAAAGGTCCAGCAGGAGAATGAGGACTTCAGAGCTCGCATGGAAAGACACGCTGCGTTGTCAAG ACAACTGTCCACGGAGCAGACGATGCTGCAGGAGACTCTGCAGAAAGAGTCCAAGGTTAACAAACGTTTGTCCATGGAGAACGAGGAACTGATGTGGAAGCTCCACAATGGAGACCTGAGTAGCCCCCGCAAGGTgtcccccacctccacctccccctccccctccttcaGCCTCCAATCACCTCGCAGCTCCGCCTTCTTCTCCAGCCCCCCTGTCTCACCCAGATAA
- the sybl1 gene encoding vesicle-associated membrane protein 7 yields the protein MAILFAVVARGTTILAKHAWCGGNFLEVTEQILAKIPSENNKLTYSHGSYLFHYICHDRIIYLCITDDDFERSRAFSFLSEVKKRFQTTYGSRAQTALPYAMNSEFSSAMAAQMKHHSDPRGSDRLTESQLQVDDLKGIMVRNIDLVAQRGERLELLIDKTENLVDSSVTFKTTSRNLARAMCMKNLKLTLVIVLVSVVVLYIIVSAACGGLRWQTCVK from the exons atggcaatccTGTTTGCTGTGGTGGCTCGTGGAACCACCATCCTGGCCAAGCATGCATGGTGTGGTGGGAACTTCCTGGAGGTGACTGAGCAGATTTTAGCCAAAATACCCTCCGAGAATAACAAGCTGACTTACAGCCACGGCAG ctATCTCTTTCATTACATCTGCCATGACAGAATCATATACCTGTGTATCACTGATGAT GACTTTGAGAGATCACGTGCATTCAGCTTCCTCAGTGAAGTCAAGAAGCGTTTCCAGACCACATACGGGTCTCGAGCACAAACAGCGCTGCCGTACGCCATGAACAGCGAGTTCTCCTCAGCAATGGCAGCTCAGATG aAACACCACTCGGACCCACGCGGATCTGATCGTCTCACCGAGAGTCAGTTGCAAGTGGATGACCTGAAGGGCATTATGGTCCGCAACATAG ACTTGGTAgctcagagaggagagaggctggAGTTGCTGATTGACAAGACAGAAAATCTGGTTGATTCA TCGGTCACATTTAAGACGACGAGTCGCAACCTTGCACGAGCCATGTGTATGAAGAACCTCAAGCTGACTCTGGTCATTGTGCTGGTGAGCGTG GTTGTCCTTTACATTATTGTCTCTGCTGCCTGTGGAGGCCTCCGCTGGCAGACTTGTGTCAAATGA
- the mtus1a gene encoding microtubule-associated tumor suppressor 1 homolog A isoform X3 has translation MLWSPKLSLSNIHVRLTVKGLLRNIHLLSGCKKNTVVFQAVDKSKPKATSRQQHPQQKPSQPSRSHGPPDVVPPSVAKGERKDQSTQQLRGHLAASNCRFEALTIVLQQTLTERDEATKQCRELSQELVNLRGDLVCSIHSSECLEREKEALRLSLDDAVQKLQEQHQRDAAELEQKLQAFYQAEWDKVHITYQEEADKCKTLMQQQMGELKANHEAMKLEVQSSHAEQLQCVKQQYEISLEEHRNVHIQELQSLDKSLKDAESSLSRQIQELTMEKNGLIEKLTAEEKKRRALAERSLKDSHTLYLEQELESLKVVLDIKNKQLHQQEKKLMEIDKLMEKNVKLDENLKKVQQENEDFRARMERHAALSRQLSTEQTMLQETLQKESKVNKRLSMENEELMWKLHNGDLSSPRKVSPTSTSPSPSFSLQSPRSSAFFSSPPVSPR, from the exons ATGTTATGGTCTCCGAAGCTCTCCCTGTCAAACATCCACGTGCGTCTGACAGTGAAGGGTTTACTCCGAAACATTCATCTGCTGTCAGGATGCAAGAAGAACACTGTGGTTTTCCAAGCAG TGGACAAGAGCAAACCCAAGGCCACCTCTCGCCAGCAACACCCTCAGCAAAAGCCATCCCAACCGAGCCGGAGTCATGGGCCTCCGGATGTGGTGCCACCGAGTGTTGCCAAAGGTGAACGAAAAGACCAGAGCACCCAGCAGCTCAGAGGACATCTCGCCGCCAGTAACTGCAGATTTGAGGCACTCACCATCGTCCTACAGCAAACTTTGACTGAG cGTGATGAAGCCACTAAGCAGTGCAGGGAGCTGTCGCAGGAGCTGGTCAACCTTCGAGGAGATCTAG tttgctCCATCCATTCCTCTGAGTGtttggagagggagaaggaggcgCTGCGTCTTTCTTTGGATGATGCTGTGCAGAAACTGCAGGAGCAGCACCAGAGAGATGCGGctgagctggagcagaagcTTCAGGCCTTCTACCAGGCTGAGTGGGACAAGGTCCACATCACCTACCAGGAGGAGGCTGACAAGTGCAAGACTCTCATGCAACAGCAG atgGGAGAGCTTAAGGCCAATCATGAAGCCATGAAGTTGGAAGTACAGAGCAGCCACGCAgaacagctgcagtgtgttaAACAGCAGTATGAAATATCACTGGAAG AACACAGGAACGTTCACATTCAGGAGCTGCAGTCTTTGGACAAATCTTTGAAAGATGCAGAATCTTCTCTGTCT AGACAGATTCAAGAGCTGACCATGGAGAAAAATGGCCTAATAGAGAAGCtaacagcagaggagaagaagaggagggcgCTAGCTGAAAGGAGTCTG AAGGACTCCCACACCCTGTAtctggagcaggagctggagagccTCAAAGTGGTGCTGgatatcaaaaacaaacagctccaccagcaagagaagaagctgatggaAATTGACAAACTG atGGAGAAAAATGTGAAGTTGGATGAGAACCTGAAAAAGGTCCAGCAGGAGAATGAGGACTTCAGAGCTCGCATGGAAAGACACGCTGCGTTGTCAAG ACAACTGTCCACGGAGCAGACGATGCTGCAGGAGACTCTGCAGAAAGAGTCCAAGGTTAACAAACGTTTGTCCATGGAGAACGAGGAACTGATGTGGAAGCTCCACAATGGAGACCTGAGTAGCCCCCGCAAGGTgtcccccacctccacctccccctccccctccttcaGCCTCCAATCACCTCGCAGCTCCGCCTTCTTCTCCAGCCCCCCTGTCTCACCCAGATAA
- the mtus1a gene encoding microtubule-associated tumor suppressor 1 homolog A isoform X2 yields MSNKTFTMSTDQVKSTVPVPHRGMQLGLSPKSHYSNSSMSPSPDSESSISNMSDREAGSSPDINMLECCLSEGSFVDNLDNNTLQQDVFCDVSTNLNQTFIATPVNDSMNFWNKNSNGMSSQETELEYHTLSMNTEDDINTEMTSPDSAARESHLSSCEISRRGSTENDWHSLSSCEMVMRRNSFGLEDQSLLIVSSLDGSSISPADGHAAFPTESNLLSTTLPDVCEKSTEMVMGENAGHPCLGVTFTQADNWELPAEENDIATCNALVALPSEDEGCLFMTFVCEPSSADSGKEVHFSSVEADLLAHFPGASTPEQGNTFVSTLSALQENYKDIKMSTPVQNIEDKTPRLPSFSESPCTENAISPGLQPVKQPTVSVTQKQRLVAGLSPSSSKVNKLVIKKFPKSDFGFVKFKVVTRAVHQMVVPGPASQHKPSQVNVTNKRTESHTAATVRISPAKIRNSTAVISTTTKTVSDTQKRVNTGAASLGVKTIQSCGHNAVDGQDKSRASPLDHRTAANKHASVIQSSNGSSETEQATSCQGADTSAKHTGNQTFCFSSLEKSPDQSGKTDPKPAPKKGMSNKIQVRSGSALGQGKPLFQKTRPRCSSEGSSSATRPPKEKRTILRVSTSFTIPKADKHLGQTNPGNLTCSSQKKRDVQAEATKRTAESATRSLKKISLVAESSTSTSAGVSGDESKGRFQLRPSPRQTRAAPPAICPRAVTLSTRQRQATLTPQSRQTGIAGNQRGDPSLGTTSAPSVKSKLNGSQPPQTPTRLFHMGPPTTPASRLPRKTPEPSRSFTEANNHGDLGEGAGSTKVDKSKPKATSRQQHPQQKPSQPSRSHGPPDVVPPSVAKGERKDQSTQQLRGHLAASNCRFEALTIVLQQTLTERDEATKQCRELSQELVNLRGDLVCSIHSSECLEREKEALRLSLDDAVQKLQEQHQRDAAELEQKLQAFYQAEWDKVHITYQEEADKCKTLMQQQMGELKANHEAMKLEVQSSHAEQLQCVKQQYEISLEEHRNVHIQELQSLDKSLKDAESSLSRQIQELTMEKNGLIEKLTAEEKKRRALAERSLKDSHTLYLEQELESLKVVLDIKNKQLHQQEKKLMEIDKLMEKNVKLDENLKKVQQENEDFRARMERHAALSRQLSTEQTMLQETLQKESKVNKRLSMENEELMWKLHNGDLSSPRKVSPTSTSPSPSFSLQSPRSSAFFSSPPVSPR; encoded by the exons ATGTCTAATAAGACATTCACCATGTCCACTGACCAAGTCAAGAGCACAGTTCCTGTGCCACACAGAGGCATGCAGCTAGGCCTGTCCCCTAAGAGTCATTACAGTAACTCATCCATGTCCCCGTCACCTGACTCCGAAAGTAGTATTTCCAACATGAGTGACAGAGAAGCCGGCAGCTCCCCTGACATCAACATGCTAGAGTGCTGCCTGAGTGAAGGATCCTTTGTGGATAACCTCGACAACAACACATTACAACAGGATGTGTTCTGTGATGTAAGCACAAACCTGAATCAAACGTTTATTGCCACACCTGTTAATGACAGCATGAATTTCTGGAATAAAAACTCCAATGGGATGAGCAGCCAAGAGACGGAGTTGGAGTACCACACTTTAAGTATGAACACAGAAGATGACATTAACACTGAAATGACGTCTCCAGACTCTGCTGCGAGGGAAAGCCACCTGAGTTCATGTGAGATCTCCCGTAGAGGCTCCACTGAGAATGATTGGCACTCTCTGAGTTCTTGCGAAATGGTGATGAGGAGAAACAGTTTTGGTCTGGAAGACCAATCACTCCTAATAGTCTCATCCCTGGATGGGTCATCAATCTCTCCAGCTGATGGCCATGCAGCATTTCCCACTGAATCTAACCTACTGTCAACCACTCTGCCAGACGTTTGTGAAAAATCTACAGAAATGGTCATGGGGGAAAACGCTGGCCATCCGTGTCTTGGCGTGACTTTCACTCAGGCGGACAACTGGGAGCTACCCGCTGAGGAAAATGATATAGCAACATGCAACGCTCTTGTAGCTCTACCAAGTGAGGATGAAGGATGTCTTTTCATGACCTTTGTCTGTGAACCATCCTCTGCAGATAGTGGAAAAGAGGTTCATTTTAGTAGTGTTGAAGCAGATCTGTTGGCCCATTTCCCTGGAGCAAGTACACCAGAACAAGGGAATACCTTTGTGTCCACTCTGTCAGCTTTGCAAGAAAATTACAAGGATATTAAAATGTCTACTCCAGTACAAAACATCGAGGACAAGACACCCAGGCTCCCCTCTTTTTCAGAGTCTCCCTGCACTGAAAATGCAATCAGTCCAGGACTCCAGCCTGTGAAACAGCCGACAGTCTCTGTGACTCAGAAACAACGATTGGTTGCAGGACTGTCGCCTTCATCCAGCAAAGTCAATAAACTGGTAATTAAGAAGTTTCCAAAGTCAGATTTTGGTTTCGTGAAATTTAAAGTTGTGACAAGAGCTGTACATCAGATGGTAGTGCCAGGACCTGCTTCACAACATAAACCATCACAGGTCAATGTGACCAATAAACGGACTGAATCACATACAGCAGCAACTGTCCGGATTAGTCCTGCCAAGATAAGGAACAGCACTGCAGTCATCTCCACCACCACTAAAACAGTTAGTGATACTCAGAAACGAGTAAATACAGGAGCTGCCAGCTTGGGTGTGAAAACGATACAGTCATGTGGACATAATGCTGTAGATGGCCAGGACAAGAGTAGAGCGTCCCCACTGGACCACCGCACAGCTGCCAACAAACATGCGTCAGTAATCCAAAGCAGTAATGGCAGCTCTGAAACAGAACAGGCAACATCATGCCAAGGAGCAGATACCTCAGCAAAGCATACTGGCAACCAGACCTTCTGCTTCTCATCCTTAGAAAAATCCCCTGATCAAAGTGGCAAAACTGATCCCAAACCAGCTCCAAAAAAGGGTATGTCAAACAAAATCCAGGTCAGGTCGGGCTCAGCTTTAGGTCAGGGCAAGCCTCTTTTCCAAAAGACACGGCCTCGCTGCTCATCGGAGGGTTCATCGTCAGCTACTCGGCCGcccaaagagaagagaacaaTTTTAAGGGTTTCTACCAGCTTTACCATTCCTAAAGCTGATAAGCACCTGGGCCAGACCAATCCAGGGAACCTGACCTGCTCCTCCCAGAAAAAACGGGACGTACAAGCTGAGGCCACGAAGAGAACTGCTGAAAGCGCCACTAGATCGCTTAAGAAGATCAGCCTGGTG GCTGAGTCCAGTACATCAACATCAGCTGGAGTCTCAGGGGATGAGAGCAAGGGCAGATTTCAATTGCGACCATCTCCTAGACAAACAAGAGCAGCACCACCAGCCATCTGTCCCAGAGCAGTCACTCTGTCAACCAGGCAGAGGCAGGCAACCCTGACACCCCAGTCCAGGCAGACGGGCATTGCAG GTAATCAGAGAGGAGACCCATCCCTTGGAACTACCTCAGCACCAAGTGTTAAGTCCAAGCTAAATGGATCCCAACCTCCTCAGACTCCCACTCGTCTCTTTCATATGGGCCCTCCGACTACTCCTGCTTCTAGACTACCACGCAAGACACCAGAGCCATCCAGGAGCTTCACTGAGGCCAATAACCATGGTGATCTGGGCGAAGGTGCTGGCAGCACAAAAG TGGACAAGAGCAAACCCAAGGCCACCTCTCGCCAGCAACACCCTCAGCAAAAGCCATCCCAACCGAGCCGGAGTCATGGGCCTCCGGATGTGGTGCCACCGAGTGTTGCCAAAGGTGAACGAAAAGACCAGAGCACCCAGCAGCTCAGAGGACATCTCGCCGCCAGTAACTGCAGATTTGAGGCACTCACCATCGTCCTACAGCAAACTTTGACTGAG cGTGATGAAGCCACTAAGCAGTGCAGGGAGCTGTCGCAGGAGCTGGTCAACCTTCGAGGAGATCTAG tttgctCCATCCATTCCTCTGAGTGtttggagagggagaaggaggcgCTGCGTCTTTCTTTGGATGATGCTGTGCAGAAACTGCAGGAGCAGCACCAGAGAGATGCGGctgagctggagcagaagcTTCAGGCCTTCTACCAGGCTGAGTGGGACAAGGTCCACATCACCTACCAGGAGGAGGCTGACAAGTGCAAGACTCTCATGCAACAGCAG atgGGAGAGCTTAAGGCCAATCATGAAGCCATGAAGTTGGAAGTACAGAGCAGCCACGCAgaacagctgcagtgtgttaAACAGCAGTATGAAATATCACTGGAAG AACACAGGAACGTTCACATTCAGGAGCTGCAGTCTTTGGACAAATCTTTGAAAGATGCAGAATCTTCTCTGTCT AGACAGATTCAAGAGCTGACCATGGAGAAAAATGGCCTAATAGAGAAGCtaacagcagaggagaagaagaggagggcgCTAGCTGAAAGGAGTCTG AAGGACTCCCACACCCTGTAtctggagcaggagctggagagccTCAAAGTGGTGCTGgatatcaaaaacaaacagctccaccagcaagagaagaagctgatggaAATTGACAAACTG atGGAGAAAAATGTGAAGTTGGATGAGAACCTGAAAAAGGTCCAGCAGGAGAATGAGGACTTCAGAGCTCGCATGGAAAGACACGCTGCGTTGTCAAG ACAACTGTCCACGGAGCAGACGATGCTGCAGGAGACTCTGCAGAAAGAGTCCAAGGTTAACAAACGTTTGTCCATGGAGAACGAGGAACTGATGTGGAAGCTCCACAATGGAGACCTGAGTAGCCCCCGCAAGGTgtcccccacctccacctccccctccccctccttcaGCCTCCAATCACCTCGCAGCTCCGCCTTCTTCTCCAGCCCCCCTGTCTCACCCAGATAA